The proteins below are encoded in one region of Hordeum vulgare subsp. vulgare chromosome 3H, MorexV3_pseudomolecules_assembly, whole genome shotgun sequence:
- the LOC123443628 gene encoding uncharacterized protein LOC123443628 codes for MMGTAVDLGRRQGDSRFYDAARARRGHHHGLPKSRCAAAAVTQEKAPEEPSPLPASPVGVAGNLKRFVAAVTLSVPAECPSKRGEWRGCGVDADREKPYFVLDDLWEAYKEWSAYGAGVPLVLDGCDGVVQYYVPYLSAIELYGDSSVLQASSNPRHIMDDSDEDFHDSSSDGSSDYEHVKVKHLAQEGFSRDDGESGVTHGRLLFQYLEFDSPFCREPLTDKISSLSARFPGLRTLRSCDLSARSWMSIAWYPIYRIPTGPTLKDLDACFLTFHQLSNCLQGDNLWAPDSTPNIPLPVFGLASYKFSNSVWSPTDGDWQLASCLRQAAADWLRDSRAGHPDYQFFVSRGANHR; via the exons ATGATGGGCACTGCCGTGGACCTAGGACGGAGGCAGGGCGACAGCCGCTTCTACGACGCTGCCAGGGCTCGACGAGGGCACCATCATGGCCTTCCCAAGTCGAGGTGCGCAGCCGCCGCCGTTACCCAGGAGAAGGCgccggaggagccctccccgctgCCAGCGTCCCCCGTAGGAGTTGCAGGCAACCTCAAGAGGTTCGTGGCCGCCGTTACGCTGTCCGTGCCGGCGGAGTGCCCCTCCAAG AGAGGAGAGTGGAGGGGTTGCGGCGTGGATGCCGACCGGGAGAAGCCCTACTTCGTTCTTGACGACCTATGGGAGGCGTACAAGGAGTGGAGTGCGTATGGTGCGGGGGTGCCGCTCGTTCTTGACGGGTGCGACGGGGTCGTGCAGTACTATGTGCCTTACTTGTCTGCCATCGAGCTCTATGGAGACTCATCAGTCCTGCAGGCATCTTCCAACCCAAG ACATATCATGGATGACAGTGATGAAGATTTCCATGATTCCAGCAGTGATGGTAGCAGTGATTATGAACATGTAAAGGTCAAACACTTAGCTCAGGAAGGCTTCTCAAGGGATGATGGTGAATCTGGAGTTACTCATGGCCGCTTGCTCTTTCAGTACCTTGAATTTGATTCTCCATTTTGCCGTGAACCTTTGACTGATAAG ATTTCTAGCCTTTCAGCCAGATTTCCAGGACTGAGGACCCTTCGGAGTTGTGATTTATCAGCGCGGAGTTGGATGAGCATCGCTTG GTACCCAATTTATCGAATCCCTACTGGACCAACATTAAAAGATTTAGATGCCTGCTTTCTTACTTTCCATCAGCTTTCAAATTGCCTGCAAGGAG ATAATCTGTGGGCTCCTGATAGCACACCAAACATACCACTCCCAGTTTTTGGTTTGGCTTCCTACAAGTTTAGCAACTCAGTCTGGTCTCCAACTGATGGTGATTGGCAACTGGCTAGCTGCTTAAGGCAAGCTGCTGCTGATTGGCTGAGAGACAGCCGTGCTGGCCATCCAGATTATCAGTTCTTTGTCTCCCGCGGTGCAAACCACAGGTAG